In Citrus sinensis cultivar Valencia sweet orange chromosome 4, DVS_A1.0, whole genome shotgun sequence, one DNA window encodes the following:
- the LOC102617307 gene encoding MND1-interacting protein 1: MGCTVREKHIRTTRRTRSVKPEFDPCCYLDKASISKSILESGLKPLSYHLGLNDPSHNSNPNADDHGWGYCTEEQLEEILLKNLEFLYNEAISKLVALGYDEDVALKAILKNGHCYGGMDVLTNILHNSLAYLNSSSTSGGNGNTSSVNSEDSEPVFNDLRQLEEYSLAGMVCLLQQVRPHLSKGDAMWCLLMSDLHVGRASSIEIPGTNVCGGTISNNVDSVSNGGVNGVVAPALCRFHGGWGFGSGGNAEFSVNGFFSYSAEMTLPRDIECPKRFNLSPSMKSLLKRNVAMFAAGFRASSKQGHSQPQACVSVMAGRDASLVASGAEVTVENCEDSKNLKDPNGVDSVLSKMRDLNIDENLETITDDQKDEIVVTMLHQIKDLERQVKERKEWAHQKAMQAARKLSNDLTELKMLRMEREETQRLKKGKQTLEDTTMKRLSEMENALRKASGQVDRANAAVRRLETENAEIRAEMEASKLSAAESVTTCLEVAKREKKCLKRLLAWEKQKAKLQEEIANEKEKIKELQQCLARIQQDQKETESKWRQEQKAKELLLAQVEEERRSKEGAEAGNKRKLEALRLKIEIDFQRHKDDLQRLEQEFSRLKASAESNEQNHQSNTLPPGKLERAKPQGETIARLLHELDELEDSSEKETNCDRDCIICLKDEVSIVFLPCAHQVLCASCSDNYGKKGKATCPCCRVPIEQRIRVFGASS, encoded by the exons ATGGGTTGCACTGTGAGAGAGAAGCATATCCGCACAACACGGAGGACCCGATCCGTCAAACCGGAATTCGATCCATGTTGTTATCTTGATAAGGCGTCGATATCAAAATCCATTCTTGAATCTGGACTCAAACCCTTGAGTTACCATCTGGGTCTGAACGATCCGTCCCATAATTCTAATCCCAATGCCGATGATCACGGTTGGGGTTACTGCACTGAAGAACAATTGGAggaaattttgttgaaaaatttAGAGTTTTTATACAATGAAGCTATTTCTAAGCTTGTTGCCTTAGGGTACGATGAGGATGTTGCTCTGAAGgctattttgaaaaatggccATTGTTATGGGGGCATGGATGTTTTAACTAATATTTTGCATAATTCTTTGGCTTATTTGAATAGTAGTAGTACTAGTGGTGGAAATGGTAATACTAGCAGTGTCAATTCGGAGGATTCCGAGCCTGTTTTTAATGATTTGAGACAGTTGGAAGAGTATTCCCTTGCGGGTATGGTCTGTTTGTTGCAACAAGTTAGGCCACATTTGAGTAAGGGTGATGCCATGTGGTGTTTGCTCATGAGTGATCTTCATGTGGGTCGTGCTAGTAGTATTGAGATTCCTGGTACTAATGTTTGTGGTGGCACAATTTCAAACAATGTGGATAGTGTGAGTAATGGTGGGGTTAATGGTGTTGTGGCTCCGGCGCTGTGTAGGTTTCATGGAGGCTGGGGGTTTGGGAGTGGGGGGAATGCGGAGTTTTCAGTTAATGGGTTTTTTTCGTACAGTGCTGAAATGACTTTGCCAAGGGATATTGAATGTCCTAAGAGGTTTAATCTTTCACCTTCTATGAAATCGTTACTGAAAAGGAATGTTGCAATGTTTGCTGCTGGCTTTCGGGCTAGTTCAAAGCAGGGGCATTCACAACCTCAGGCTTGTGTGAGTGTTATGGCGGGTAGGGATGCATCTCTGGTTGCATCAGGGGCTGAGGTAACGGTTGAGAATTGTGAAGACTCAAAGAATTTGAAGGATCCAAATGGGGTTGATTCTGTGCTGAGTAAAATGCGCGATTTGAATATTGATGAGAATTTGGAGACCATAACAGATGATCAGAAGGATGAAATTGTGGTCACTATGCTTCATCAGATTAAGGATCTTGAGAGACAGGTGAAGGAGCGAAAGGAGTGGGCACACCAGAAGGCAATGCAAGCTGCAAGAAAACTGAGTAATGATCTAACGGAGCTTAAAATGTTGAGGATGGAGAGGGAGGAGACTCAGCGTTTGAAGAAAGGAAAACAGACTCTTGAAGATACAACCATGAAGAGGCTCTCGGAGATGGAGAATGCTCTGAGGAAGGCTAGTGGTCAGGTGGATAGAGCAAATGCAGCTGTTAGGCGGCTTGAAACAGAGAATGCTGAAATTAGAGCTGAGATGGAGGCTTCTAAGTTGAGTGCTGCTGAGTCTGTTACGACATGTTTGGAGGTTGCCAAGAGGGAGAAAAAGTGTCTGAAGAGGCTCTTGGCTTGGGAGAAGCAGAAAGCTAAGTTACAGGAGGAGATCGCTAACGAGAAAGAGAAGATTAAGGAGTTGCAACAATGTTTGGCTCGGATTCAGCAGGATCAGAAAGAAACTGAG TCTAAGTGGAGGCAAGAGCAAAAGGCCAAAGAGCTACTCTTGGCCCAAGTGGAGGAGGAACGGCGATCCAAGGAAGGTGCTGAAGCTGGTAATAAAAGAAAGCTTGAGGCTTTGCGGCTGAAGATAGAGATAGACTTCCAGCGTCATAAGGATGATCTGCAAAGACTTGAGCAGGAGTTTTCGCGCCTAAAAGCTTCTGCTGAGTCTAATGAGCAGAATCATCAGTCGAATACTTTACCACCGGGAAAGTTAGAGAGGGCAAAGCCCCAAGGAGAAACAATTGCTAGGTTGCTCCATGAATTAGATGAACTGGAGGATTCTTCTGAGAAAGAAACCAACTGTGATAGGGACTGCATAATTTGTTTGAAAGATGAAGTGTCAATTGTTTTCTTGCCATGTGCGCACCAAGTTTTGTGTGCCAGTTGCAGTGACAATTATGGAAAGAAGGGGAAAGCTACATGTCCATGCTGCCGGGTTCCAATTGAACAGAGGATCCGTGTTTTTGGTGCCAGTTCCTAG